In the genome of Ziziphus jujuba cultivar Dongzao chromosome 10, ASM3175591v1, the window aatatgttcaatttagatccataaaatacCCGCccattaatcaaatatttgagacaatgatgaaaatttccaaaatatgaGGGACCACACCACAAGacacgtgtgtatatatatacatatataaatttataaaatttattttatttttatggtgaCTGGTTGAGGTGGGGGAGGATGGATAACGAAGATGCCGAGGAAAACGTTTATGTCGTGTTCGTCTCGCCCCAACCATCCATCCGAGAACGAcaattagttattttatttatttatttatttttatattatatatatatatatataaaatttaaaatccattggaacaaaaaaaaaaaaaaaaaacaaagcgaGGAGTTCTAAGTTGTAAGAAACTCCTTCTCTCTCactctccaccaccaccaccagttttttttcccttcctccCTCCAGAGACTTCTCTTTCCCTCTCAATcgcttttctttttgaagccTATTGAAGCTGGCTCAGTGGTAGAATAGCTGCTTTCAAGGTgatccttctctctctctctctctctctctttttttttttttttggttatttttgtttttgttttcgaaATTTCAACTTCATCGACCTTGATTAAGCTTCATTTCAGCTAATTCCACTATTCCTTCATTTTCGTAAGCAGATAAAATCACTAATAtacttttgactttttttttttaaaaaaaatttctttaaattttcttcttgtttttgagTGTTTTCAGTTTGCTGAAGGTCattcttttaatcattttattttatgcgatttaattttattttaaatcgaACTGACATCCTTAGTGCTAATCCACTGTTTGCATGCCGTGAAACCTcaaaaaggagaaagaaaacagaagaaaataaatgaatttctattttatcttttaatgttTACCGAGTTCAAGCAATTAACtaattaccaaaaacaaaaatattttctttggggTATGTGTGCGGTGGTGATTAATTTGCTCAATTTTCTTTGACAACCAAACGAAGTCCTATCAattccattttatatatatgcaaaactattgattattaaagttttattcttaattaagaaaaataaaaattatgtttgtAGGACTGTGAAGGAAAAGCTTTGCTGGTGTGGTAATGGCTACCGGAGCCGTTCCAGCTTCTTTTACGGGTCTGAAGAGCAGGGACTCAAGCTTAGGCTTTGCTAAAAGCTTCGATTTTGTTAAAGTCTCTGATCTGAAGAGGGTTAATTATGGTAGGAAAAGAATCTCGGTGATTCGGAATTCAAATCCCGGCTCCGATATTGCCGAACTTCAGCCCGCTTCCGAGGGCAGCCCTTTGTTAGGTattcatttcttcttcttttacacTTGGGATCTTTCGGCTTATTCTGTATATagcataattttaatttctgttGACGCATTTGTTCGGGTTTctgtcgttttttttttttttttttttttttttttttgggctgactTTTCCGTACTTCAGGAGTCAGAAAGACCATTATCCAACTTATAAAAAGTCTCTTTATTTGGTTTTAagttaatattgatatttacgTTTGCATCAGAGGTGTGCAAACTTGGATTCAATCTAGAAAGAGACCACCAAATACCAAATAGTATGGCCATAGGATGTTTGTGTAAATAAATCGTACCATTAATAGCTAgaaggttttttgttttcttttttttttcatagagaattttcttttgttgtcctattttttattttattttttatttttcctcacaTTTGTCTGAGCAGCTGGACTAAGAATCAACAGAGTAATTACCACTTATTTGTATTTCTACctatatgagatttttttttttttctttttaattgatgttcaattatttaaatatagttCCTAGGCAGAAGTATTGCGAATCGGTACACAAAACTGTTAGAAGGAAGACACGGACTGTGTTGGTTGGAAATGTGGCTATTGGCAGTGAGCATCCGATAAGGATTCAGACAATGACTACAAGTGACACGAAGGATGTTGCAGCAACAGTTGAAGAGGTTATTTAACTTCCTTATGCATTTCTATATGTTCAATTCCTTATATTTTGTTGTCCTGACGTGGGAAAAGATTTGGACTAGATCTAAGCAAGCATCATTAAACTTGTCACATATCTGGTAGAACAAATGATAGATTATGTGTATATGGATGCTGGATATTACAAAGGATAACTACTTCCCCTggcataataaatatataatgatatgTTATAAGAATTGTCACGAAGGTCTTAGCTTAATGGACAATCTACTCAAAACTCAAGGCCAGGTCCTTGCCTCAAATActcaccaaaaatatatatatatattatacttataTAGTAATTTATACAATAGGAAAAATGCACAAGCAAAGTGAAGAGTAATTATTAGCAAAATGGATTTCTGTATTGACGATGGATGAATATAAGATTAAATAAGAAACCCCCGTAGTTTgcagatatttttaatatatggtaTTAATGATGACTAATCGAATAATTATTTAGTAATAGCATGAGCtgtataaaataagtaaaactaaactgattaaaagaataaataaaccaTCTTGTTATTGCTAGCACAAACTTGTTGGTTATTGTCATACAATTTAAGGggttataatttttgtttttttcacagGTAATGAGAATAGCCGACAAGGGAGCAGAAATTGTTCGAATAACAGTTCAAGGGAAGAAAGAAGCAGATGCTTGTTTTGATATTAAGAATACTCTTGTACAGAAAAAGTAGgtcttatatattttatgcttagtggaatttgaaaattttggttatgAATGTTTATAAGGGGTGCCTATATCACTGACTGACCATTGGTATATGCAGTTATAACATACCTCTCGTGGCAGATATTCATTTTGCTCCTTCTGTTGCATTAAGAGTAGCTGAGTGCTTTGACAAAATTCGTGTCAACCCTggaaattttggtatacagtTTTCCATTCaagtatataatttttataccaATTAGAGACAGAATTCTGGATTCATCTTAAGTGGTTCAATGCAGCTGACAGACGGGCTCAGTTTGAGAAGCTAGAATACACTGACGATGATTATCAAAAAGAACTTGAGCATATTGAGAAGGTAAACTATTCATTTTAACAAATCAAGGTTGCATCTAGGATTAAGATTTCAATCAAGCACTTATCTGTGATTCTGGAAAATTAGGCTTCCATTTCACggagttttattattattattattatttttggcaaaCATCCAAAAACAAGTTCCTGTTTTTATGTAAACTATTATAGAATAATGATAGAAATAAATATAGCAAGGGGATGAAACTGGTAACTGTAATCTGTACTGTTGCATTTCCCCAACAAtgctttacaatttttattttttgttgcatATCGACTATGACTCATATATGTACTTAAGAATTCTATGAACACATTATGTCCTTGGATGTCATGAACTTTCCAAAATCAAGAATCATATCTTTTCTTATTTGTCATTTATGGTTTAATTTCTCAGCCTTCTTCATGTTTATTGAAAGTTTTGACATATTTAGAGATGAACTTTGTTCCTTAGAGAAGTTAATAGTAATTATAAAGGCTTTGTGaaataaatgcatatattttttgttttctataccAGGTTTTTACCCCATTGgttgaaaaatgtaaaaaatatggAAGAGCAATGCGTATTGGGACGAACCATGGCAGCCTTTCTGATCGTATAATGAGCTACTATGGTGATTCTCCAAGGGGAATGGTGAACAAATTTCCTATTCCATTCATTTGAGCAGATTTTTAGCTTTTTCCTTTCTACAAATTGAGTGTTTTCATTCTCATTGGCATTCATCAAACAGGTTGAATCTGCATTTGAATTCGCAAGGATTTGTAGGAAATTGGACTAccataattttgttttctcaaTGAAAGCAAGCAATCCAGTTGTCATGGTACAGGCTTATCGTCTTCTTGTTGCTGAAATGTATGTTCAAGGCTGGGATTACCCATTACACTTGGGAGTTACTGAAGCTGGAGAAGGTGAGGATGGGCGGATGAAATCTGCAATTGGCATTGGGACCCTTCTTCAGGTACCATTTTAATTTTGGGTTCATAATGGAGCAGATAGACTATTAaactttcaatattttggtAATGTTTTGACATTTAAAGCCATTAAGGTTGCTTAAAATACTTTGGTTATTCTTAGTTTGTGTGCTTTTGTTAAACCACCATAATAGATGTGCTGGGTTTTAAAATGCAAACCTTGCTTATGATAAATACATAGGCTAGTGAATCTCTGGAATATTAGCTCTCTCAATAGCATGCAAATAACTAAGAAGCATTATGTATATAGGGATTACAGCCTTAATTTAACTCTAAAATTGGTTGTGCAGGATGGATTGGGAGATACTATCAGGGTTTCACTTACTGAACCACCAGAGGAGGAGATAGATCCCTGCAGAAGGTTGGCTAACCTGGGCATGAAAGCAGCTGATCTTCAGCAAGGGGTGGTAGGATTCTTTACTAACCTTTGATTGgattaacatattttctttaatctatGGTATTCAAAAggcatttttaatttctattctgGTAAAATTTGCATCAGGCTCCATTTGAAGAGAAGCACAGgcattattttgattttcagCGCCGATCTGGTCAATTGCCAATTCAAAAGGAGGTTGATCTTTACTATATACGAAAATTGTCAACCTGCAATGATTCAAACTGCTGTaagttaacttttttattttttattttttaaatctgaGTTTTGCTACCTGAATTTATAGGGTGAGGAGGTGGATTATAGAGGTGTACTGCATCGTGATGGCTCTGTTCTCATGTCAGTATCCCTAGATCAGTTAAAGGTAGCACTGGACATCATACATTCTATTACTCCATTTCTCCTACTTCTTATGCTACTTCTTTTTCATTTGGGGGGAATGTAATTGGGTTTTGAGTTCAGATTATGTTCTAATGTATTTTATGTTCTTTCTAGATGCCAGAACTCCTGTACAAGTCACTAGCAGCAAAACTTGTTGTTGGCATGCCATTTAAGGTTTGGTattcctttttaaattttttagcaCGTTGATTGTGCaacatctttattttttcagaGATACATTTACATGAGTATCTCTACTGATTTAGGATCTGGCAACAGTGGACTCAATCTTATTGAGAGAACTTCCTCGAGTTGATGATGTTGATGCTGTAAGAACCTTTCTgagcttttctttcttattttaggAAAGCAAAATCCTTTTCTCCTCTCCCTATTATTCATGCCATAATGTTCTCTCTAAGCGTCTTTACTGTTTTGTTCCTAATTCTCCAAGTAAATGTGAATCATGtgcttttggttttgttttatgaACAGCGGTTAGCTCTCAAAAGGTTAATAGACATAAGTTTGGGAGTGATAACTCCCTTGTCAGAGCAATTAACTAAGCCCCTGCCCAATGCCATGGTTCTAGTAAATCTTAAGGAATTATCAACTGGTGCATACAAGCTTTTGCCAGAAGGTGCTACTTTGTCAAAAATCTCCTAGTACTTGATTACTTGTTGAACAGAgtattttcttgaatttggaCCTTTTTTTAATGTTGGCCTCTATATCCAAGTTGTATTCTCTTTCCAAGGGAGGAACGGTTTTGAGTTGGGGTAAAGCTATTTTATGTAGCCTACTAATCACATCATGTTAATAAATTACCTTGTAGGAACACGCTTGGTTGTCTCTTTACGTGGTGATGAACCTTATGAGGAGCTGGAAATTCTCAAAAGCGTTGATGCTACAATGATTCTTCATGATCTACCCTTCGATGAAGCTAAGATCAGCAGAGTGCATGCTGCAAGGAGGTAAACAATTCTGTGACTCGTGCAAATATTACTGCTTTAACAATAAAGATTCCCCAAGACTGTGgccatattttaaaaaagtcaaggttttattttagttaCTAATAGTTAACTACCATCAATTCCAAAAGCTTAAAACTGTTAGGAGCTTACCcaaattatttatgttaaacTAACACAGTAGGCGTTTAAGACTTAATGTATGgtcatacatatttttttaattactaatgTTAAGTCCCAAAACTTAAACACTTAGAAAGTGGACTTAACAAGATAAATACCAACTGAATGTGAATAAAAAATTCAGGGGCACAAATTAGTGCAGCAATTTTCACTCAGATAGGAAGTTCTAAGTTTCAAACTGTAAACTGTAAACTCATGAAAAAAAGACTTCCTTGAGCTTAAAGGTGCACCATCTTAATATTTTCATGTGTTACATTTGTAATCATTTTTGTGTTTAGATTTGTGGACACCTTATCCCTTATTTCCGTACTCTTGCATGTGTAGTATAGTATTCACTAGCTTTTAAAGATTTCGTACAGAAATTCTTAGTGACTGCTAGGCTTGTGATCCAGTGAAGCATTTTCCTATACGGTACTTTAACAAAAAGTGAAACATGCTCTTCTCTATGAAGAATGTTAATTGCCTAAAATTGCAGTTCCATTACTTTACTTTTATAAATGTTCTTCCCTACCTTGTGCATGTCTGGCGCACTCCTGAGTCCTGACCATTTGCAATTACATGTTCTCTCTAGGCTTTTTGAGTATCTGCAAGACAATGCCCTGAGCTTCCCTGTAATACACCATATTCAGTTTCCTAATGGAATTCATAGGTAATCTTTAAGAGATCAGTTTTCCATACAACCAAAATTGGGCAATATAGTAGTTTTATCTCACAACCAT includes:
- the LOC107411349 gene encoding 4-hydroxy-3-methylbut-2-en-1-yl diphosphate synthase (ferredoxin), chloroplastic, with product MATGAVPASFTGLKSRDSSLGFAKSFDFVKVSDLKRVNYGRKRISVIRNSNPGSDIAELQPASEGSPLLVPRQKYCESVHKTVRRKTRTVLVGNVAIGSEHPIRIQTMTTSDTKDVAATVEEVMRIADKGAEIVRITVQGKKEADACFDIKNTLVQKNYNIPLVADIHFAPSVALRVAECFDKIRVNPGNFADRRAQFEKLEYTDDDYQKELEHIEKVFTPLVEKCKKYGRAMRIGTNHGSLSDRIMSYYGDSPRGMVESAFEFARICRKLDYHNFVFSMKASNPVVMVQAYRLLVAEMYVQGWDYPLHLGVTEAGEGEDGRMKSAIGIGTLLQDGLGDTIRVSLTEPPEEEIDPCRRLANLGMKAADLQQGVAPFEEKHRHYFDFQRRSGQLPIQKEGEEVDYRGVLHRDGSVLMSVSLDQLKMPELLYKSLAAKLVVGMPFKDLATVDSILLRELPRVDDVDARLALKRLIDISLGVITPLSEQLTKPLPNAMVLVNLKELSTGAYKLLPEGTRLVVSLRGDEPYEELEILKSVDATMILHDLPFDEAKISRVHAARRLFEYLQDNALSFPVIHHIQFPNGIHSDDLVIGAGTNAGALLVDGLGDGILLEAPDKDFDFLRNTSFNLLQGCRMRNTKTEYVSCPSCGRTLFDLQEISAQIREKTSHLPGVSIAIMGCIVNGPGEMADADFGYVGGAPGKIDLYVGKTVVKRGIAMEHATEALIELIKENGRWVDPPAEEEQE